Proteins encoded within one genomic window of Nomia melanderi isolate GNS246 chromosome 8, iyNomMela1, whole genome shotgun sequence:
- the Rpt2 gene encoding 26S proteasome regulatory subunit Rpt2 — MGQNQSGTGGTGGDRKDDKDKKKKYEPPIPTRVGKKKRRIKGPDAALKLPQVTPHTRCRLKLLKLERIKDYLLMEEEFIRNQERLKPQEEKNEEERSKVDDLRGTPMSVGTLEEIIDDNHAIVSTSVGSEHYVSILSFVDKDQLEPGCSVLLNHKVHAVVGVLGDDTDPMVTVMKLEKAPQETYADIGGLDTQIQEIKESVELPLTHPEYYEEMGIKPPKGVILYGPPGTGKTLLAKAVANQTSATFLRVVGSELIQKYLGDGPKLVRELFRVAEEHAPSIVFIDEIDAVGTKRYDSNSGGEREIQRTMLELLNQLDGFDSRGDVKVVMATNRIETLDPALIRPGRIDRKIEFPLPDEKTKRRIFSIHTSRMTLAPDVNLAELIMAKDDLSGADIKAICTEAGLMALRERRMKVTSDDFKKSKESVLYRKKEGSPEGLYL, encoded by the exons GGGCAGAATCAATCTGGTACTGGTGGTACAGGGGGTGACAGGAAGGATGACAAGGACAAAAAGAAGAAGTATGAACCCCCAATTCCAACAAGGGTGGGCAAGAAAAAGCGACGTATAAAAGGACCCGATGCTGCTTTGAAATTGCCACAAGTTACTCCTCATACACGTTGCAGATTAAAGCTTTTGAAGCTAGAACgtataaaagattatttattgATGGAAGAAGAATTTATCAGAAATCAAGAAAGACTGAAACCTcaagaagaaaagaatgaagAGGAAAGGTCTAAGGTCGATGACTTAAGGGGAACTCCAATGTCTGTTGGAACATTGGAAGAAATAATTGATGATAATCATGCCATAGTTTCAACATCTGTTGGTTCTGAACATTATGTATCAATTTTATCATTTGTGGATAAAGATCAGTTAGAACCTGGATGTTCCGTCTTATTAAATCATAAAGTTCATGCAGTTGTTGGAGTTTTGGGTGATGATACAGATCCTATGGTTACTGTAATGAAGTTAGAAAAGGCTCCACAAGAAACTTACGCTGATATTGGTg GGCTTGATACGCAAATTCAAGAAATCAAAGAGTCTGTTGAATTGCCATTGACTCATCCAGAATATTATGAAGAAATGGGTATTAAACCGCCTAAGGGAGTCATATTGTATGGACCTCCTGGAACTGGAAAAACATTATTAGCCAAAGCAGTAGCTAATCAGACATCAGCTACTTTCCTGAGAGTTGTTGGCTCTGAACTTATACAAAAGTATTTGGGTGATGGTCCAAAACTTGTGAGAGAATTGTTTAGAGTTGCAGAAGAGCATGCTCCTTCAATTGTATTCATAGATGAAATAGATGCTGTAGGCACAAAACGATATGATAGCAACAGTGGAGGAGAACGTGAAATACAGAGAACCATGTTAGAACTCTTGAATCAACTTGATG GTTTCGATAGTAGAGGGGATGTTAAAGTTGTAATGGCAACAAACAGAATTGAGACCTTAGATCCAGCATTGATCAGACCAGGTCGTATCGACAGAAAGATAGAATTTCCGTTACCAgatgaaaaaacaaaaagaagaatCTTTAGCATTCACACCAGCAGAATGACTTTAGCACCTGATGTTAATTTGGCAGAATTGATTATGGCTAAAGATGATCTTTCAGGTGCAGATATAAAG GCTATTTGTACTGAGGCTGGTTTAATGGCACTACGCGAACGCCGTATGAAAGTTACCAGTGACGATTTCAAAAAGTCTAAGGAAAGCGTTTTGTATCGGAAAAAAGAGGGTTCACCAGAAGGattgtatttataa
- the LOC116427399 gene encoding uncharacterized protein LOC116427399 isoform X1 encodes MYETEESLDIAGKNWNRVINAAKKVGYREGLENGSDSVFQEGFDKGYEEGFKNGFILGKFKSLLNTVPQVNEHPQDIKEILNKTKRGVCNICLMESQNVNYETQKPFSQVIDEQRNHSTEVIQRLCQYFQPHVKKLNINESNVLEIPNDISNLSNDN; translated from the exons ATGTACGAGACTGAAGAATCTTTGGACATTGCTGGTAAAAATTGGAATAGGGTTATAAATGCTGCTAAGAag gtCGGTTATAGAGAAGGATTAGAAAATGGATCAGATTCTGTCTTTCAAGAAGGTTTTGATAAAGGATACGAAGAAGGATTTAAAAACGGCTTCATTTTaggaaaatttaaaagtttattaaatactGTACCACAAGTTAATGAGCATCCTCAAGATATAAAGGAaatacttaataaaactaaaagagGAGTATGTAACATCTGTTTAATGGAATCTCAAAATGTGAACTATGAGACACAGAAACCATTTTCACAAGTCATTGATGAACAAAGAAACCATTCTACAGAAGTAATCCAAAGATTATGTCAATATTTCCAACCACatgtgaaaaaattaaatattaacgagTCAAATGTATTAGAAATAccaaatgatatttcaaatctatccaatgataattaa
- the LOC116427399 gene encoding uncharacterized protein LOC116427399 isoform X2, producing the protein MLLRREGLENGSDSVFQEGFDKGYEEGFKNGFILGKFKSLLNTVPQVNEHPQDIKEILNKTKRGVCNICLMESQNVNYETQKPFSQVIDEQRNHSTEVIQRLCQYFQPHVKKLNINESNVLEIPNDISNLSNDN; encoded by the exons ATGCTGCTAAGAag AGAAGGATTAGAAAATGGATCAGATTCTGTCTTTCAAGAAGGTTTTGATAAAGGATACGAAGAAGGATTTAAAAACGGCTTCATTTTaggaaaatttaaaagtttattaaatactGTACCACAAGTTAATGAGCATCCTCAAGATATAAAGGAaatacttaataaaactaaaagagGAGTATGTAACATCTGTTTAATGGAATCTCAAAATGTGAACTATGAGACACAGAAACCATTTTCACAAGTCATTGATGAACAAAGAAACCATTCTACAGAAGTAATCCAAAGATTATGTCAATATTTCCAACCACatgtgaaaaaattaaatattaacgagTCAAATGTATTAGAAATAccaaatgatatttcaaatctatccaatgataattaa
- the Polr3F gene encoding RNA polymerase III subunit F encodes MESEPSTSNEQDGNTTETNSMDTIEQKIIALAQTRPKGISDKDLTAEMPNLQPAQRAQIINKLLSQGHFDLFKQGGSLLYRLKDPSKAKVAKGADNEEKIVYTIIEEAGNKGIWIRDIRFKSNLMPTQLNKILKSLETKKFIKAVKSVAASKKKVYMLYNLEPDTSVTGGAWYQDQDFEAEFVDVLNQQCYRFLEKKREQISSCRGGPIAARNITFASSKEVWKFISDLGISKVKLSVEDLEMILNTLVYDGKVERILSEDGSNLYRAVEPLLHAPGLIKSTCGVCPVRKNCCDIGDITPTKCQYITQWLE; translated from the exons ATGGAATCGGAACCAAGTACTTCGAACGAACAAGATGGAAATACTACAGAAACGAATTCAATGGATACGAttgaacaaaa aattattGCATTGGCTCAAACTCGACCGAAAGGTATATCTGACAAGGATTTGACAGCTGAAATGCCAAACTTACAGCCTGCTCAAAGAGctcaaattataaataaacttttatctcagggtcactttgatttatttaaacaaGGTGGTTCCTTATTATATCGTTTAAAAGATCCTTCCAAAGCAAAAGTAGCTAAAGGTGCAGACAACgaagaaaaaattgtatataccATAATCGAAGAAGCAGGAAACAAGGGGATATGGATTCGAGATATAAGATTTAAGTCTAATTTAATGCCAACTCAATTAAACAAAATCCTAAAAAGTCTGGAAACTAAAAAGTTTATTAAAGCTGTTAAGTCTGTGGCAGCAAGTAAGAAGAAAGTATACATGTTGTATAATTTGGAACCAGACACATCTGTAACTGGTGGTGCTTGGTATCAGGACCAAGACTTCGAAGCAGAATTTGTTGATGTTCTTAATCAACAATGTTATagatttttagaaaaaaaacgAGAACAAATAAGTTCTTGCAGAGGTGGACCAATTGCAGCTAGAAATATCACATTTGCTTCATCCAAAGAAGTATGGAAGTTCATTTCTGATTTAGGAATTAGCAAG GTAAAATTATCAGTTGAAGATTTGGAAATGATATTGAACACATTGGTTTATGATGGGAAAGTTGAACGTATTCTTTCAGAAGATGGAAGTAATTTGTATAGGGCAGTAGAACCTTTATTACATGCACCCGGATTAATTAAATCTACTTGTGGTGTCTGTCCT GTAAGAAAAAACTGTTGTGACATAGGCGACATTACACCTACAAAATGCCAGTACATAACACAATGGTtggaataa